The Mesoterricola silvestris sequence CCCCGTTCCGCACACCGTTAGGCCGAATCCGGCCACCCGCCCCAGGGGACGGCAGTGCGTCGCGCTCGCCAGGTTCCCACCCATGAAACTTTCGCGGAAAGCCAAGCGCTACGACGACACGGTCCTTCCCGGCGACTTCGGGGGCTTCGAGCCCTTCAGCCACGGGGACGCGGAAGGCGAAGGGGAGGTGAGAGGGGCCCTGCGCCACACGCTGAACGGCGTGGAGCTGGGCCACATCACCCTGGAGCGCCCGGCCGCCAAGAAGCAGACCTTCGCCAAGCTCAAGTCCCGGGCCGAGGTGCTCAGCCGCCAGCTGAACTACCTGGACGAGCACCTGGAAATCGTGGACCACGACCGCCGCGGCATGTACATCCAGCTGCGCAGCCTCCCCCCGTACAAGGACGACTCCCAGATCCGTTTCAACGAGATCTCCATCGGCCGGGACCGGGTGGTGGTCAAGCGCATCGCCTTCTACCGCCGGGACGAGGTGAAGCAGGAAGTGGCGCTCACCCTCACCCAGGACCTCCTGGAGCGCCTCATGGCGGATCTGCGGGACGTGCTGAGCCCGGTCTAGCCCACCTTTCGGACCCACCTCGCCGGGAATGACCCGTCGAATTCGAACCGCCATTTTTCATCCCCTGCATCCCTTTCATCCGATTTCATCCCCGTTCCCGCAGGGCCAGCGATGAGGTGGGGCGGCGCGCAGTCGATCCGCATGCGCCGACCCATCCCTGTTCTGGCCCTGCGGGAACGGGGATGAAATCGGATGAAAGGGATGAAGGGGATCAGCCCTCAAGCTAAGCCCGTTCCCGGTTGAGGAGCCGGACCTTGGATTCCATGGAATGGCTATCTTTTGTTTTGGGCGTGATATCTGGGGTGGATCGAGGACGAGGTCCAGGAGCCTACCCCGGCAGCTGGCGTTGGAATTCCAGGATCCGCTCCCGCAGCGCCCGGGGGCTCAGCCCCTCCTCGTCCAGGAGCAGCGCCTGGTCCCCGTGGTGGACGATGTGGTCGGGCACGGCGCAGCGCAGGAGGGGGCGCTGGATGCCCTGGTCGGCCAGGAGTTCGGCCACGGCGGAGGTGAAGCCTCCGGGGGCGCAGCCCTCCTCCAGGGCGACGATGCCGCGGACCCCGCGGCTCCAGTGGGCGATGAGGTCCTGGTCCAGGGGCTTGACGAAGCGGGCGTTGATGACGGCGCAGGAGATGCCGTCCTCCCCGAGACGCTGGGCCAGGGCCTCGGCGGGGGCCACCATGGTGCCCAGGGCCACCAGGAGGAGGTCGGTGCCCTCCCGGAGGAGCTCGCCCTTGCCGATGGGCAGGGCCGCCACGGGGTCCTGCAGGGGCACGCCCAGGGCGTTGCCCCTCGGGTAGCGCAGGGCCGCGGGGCGGTTGCTGTAGATGGCGGTGAAGAGCATCTGCCGGAGCTCGTTCTCGTCCTTGGGGGCCATGATGACGATGTTGGGCATGCACCGCAGGAAGGACAGGTCGTAGAGGCCGTGGTGGGTGGGGCCGTCGGCGCCCACGATGCCGCCCCGGTCCATGGCGAAGGTCACGGGCAGGTTCTGGAGGCACACGTCGTGGAGCACCTGGTCGAAGCCCCGCTGCAGGAAGGTGGAGTAGATGGCCACCACGGGCCGGAGCCCCTGGCAGGCCAGGCCCGCGCCGAAGGTGACGGCGTGCTGCTCGGCGATGCCCACGTCGAAGCAGCGCTTGGGGTGGGCCTTCTGGAAGATGTTCAGGCCCGTGCCGTCCAGCATGGCGGCGGTGACGGCGACGATCTTGGGATCCTTGCGGGCCAGGTCCGTGAGGGTGTTGCCGAACACGCTCGTGTACGAGGGGAGGGCCGGCTTGGCGGGGTCCGCGGGGGCCTTGCGGATCTCGCCGGCCTCGGCGTCGAAGGCGGTGACCCCGTGCCATTTCAGCGGATCCTTCACGGCGGGCTCGTAGCCGAAGCCCTTCTTGGTCTGCACGTGGAGCAGCACGGGCCCTTCCGCCATGCGCTCCTTGGCCTCGCCCAGGCCCCGCAGCAGGGCCGCCACGTCGTGGCCGTTGACCGGGCCGATGTACTTCATGCCCAGGTCCTCGAAGAGCAGCCCCGGCACCGCGATGCGCTTGAAGGATTCCTCGCTCCACTTGGCGACCTTGGCCAGGCGCCGGCTTACGCTGGCGACGGGGATGGCCTTGATGGCGAATTCGATGCGGTCCCGCCAGCGGTTGTAGTACTGCCCGTTGATGATCTGGTTCAGGTATCCCTGGAGCGACCCCACGTTGGGATTGATGCTCATGTCGTTGTCGTTGAGGATGACCATGAACTTCCGGGTCTCCAGGAACCCGGCCTGGTTGAGGGCCTCGAAGGCCATGCCCGCGGTCATGGAGCCGTCCCCGATGACGGCGATGCTGGAGAAGTCCTGGCCCAGCAGGTCCCGGGCCTCGGCCATGCCCAGGGCCGCGGAGATGGAGGTGCTGGCGTGGCCGGCGCCGAAGTGGTCGTAGACGCTCTCCTCGCGCTTGAGGAACCCCGACAGCCCCCCGTGCTTGCGCAGGGTCGGGAACCGGTCCTTGCGGCCCGTGAGGATCTTGTAGGGATAGGCCTGGTGGCCCACGTCCCACACGATGCGGTCCACGAGGAAGTCGAAATGGTGCATGAGCGCCACGGTGAGTTCCACGGTGCCCAGGTTCGAGCTGAAGTGGCCCCCGGTGACGCTGATGGAATCGATGAGGAACTGCCTCAGCTCCGCGGCCAGCTGTTCCATCTGGATCAGGGAGAAGTGCTGGACCTGCTGGGGCGCCGTGACGGAATCGAGGAGGGGGTGGCGGCTCACGCGCTGCGCCCCGCCAAGTACGTGGCCAAGGCCATCAGGGAATGGGGATTCGGAAGCGATCGTAACTGACATTGGGCACGCTCTGTGGCCTCCCGCAGGGCATTGCGGGCTCCAGCGAGCCCGAGCAGCAGGGGGTAGGTGATTTTACCCTTGCCCTCGTCTTTGCCAACCCGCTTCCCCATGGCCTCCTGGGTGGACGTGGCGTCGAGGATATCGTCCTGGATCTGGAAGGCCAGTCCCAGCGCTTCCCCGGCCTCCCTCAGGGCCGCGCGGTCCTCCGCGCCGGCCGCGCCCGCGATGGCGCCCAGTTCCAGGGAGGCCCGGAGCAGGGCCCCGGTCTTCAACCGGTGGATCACCTGCAGTTCGGCCAGGCTCACCGGATCGGCCCCCCGGGTGCGGGCCTCGCCCTCCAGGTCCAGGGCCTGGCCGCCCACCATTCCCCGCCAGCCGGCGGCCTCCCCCAGCACCCGGATGGCGTCCACCCGCCGCGAAGGGGGCAGGGCCGGGTCCGAGGCCAGCACCGTGAAGGCCTCGGTGAGGAGGCCATCGCCCGCCAGAATGGCCGGACCTTCGCCGAACGCCACGTGGCAGGTGGGCTTGCCCCGGCGGAGGTCATCGTCGTCCATGGCCGGCAGGTCGTCGTGGATGAGGGAATAGGTGTGGATGTATTCCAGCGCCACCGCGCAGGACAGGGCGGCCTCCACCGGGGCGCCCAGGGATTCGGCGGCCAGCATGCACAGCACCGGCCGGATGCGCTTGCCCCCCGCCTGGAGGCTGTAGGTCATGGCCAGGGCCAGATTGGCGGCCTCGCCCTGCTGGAAGGGCTGGAGGTACCGGGACTCGAAGAGGGGAAGGAGGCGGTCGAGGTCGGCCCTGACCTGCTGGGGTGCCGGGAGCGTCAAGCCTGGTCCCCTTCCAGGGGCTCGGCCCGGTACTCGCCGCCCAGGCCCTGCTTGAGCACCTCCACCCGGCGCTGGGCCGCGGCCAATTGCTGCTGGAGGGTCCGGCTCAGGCCGACCCCCTCCTCGAATTCCCGGAGGGCATCCTCCAGGCCCAGGTTGCCGGCCTCCAGCCGCTGCACCAGGGCCTCCAGCCGGTCCAGTCCGTCGTCGAAGGAGGGGTTCGGATTCGTCATGCCTCCATTGTACCGGCCGGGTCTACTTTTTCTTCATCATCTCCTCGCGCATCTTCTTCCCGGCATCCTCGATCTTGTAGCCCGCGGGGAGGGTGAAGGTGGCGGCGGGAACGGGGCCCTGCTCGATCTTCGTGGCTTCGGTGGCCACGTCCATCCCCATCATGCCGGTCATGTGGGTCTTGAGGGGAATGCCCTTGATCTTGGCCATCTCCTCGTAGAGGCGCTTGAAGCTCGCGCCCATGGGGCCGGCCTTGGCGAACTGGGCGGCGCGGGCCTGCACCATCTTCATGTAGGTGGTGTCGGGGATGGGCTGTTTCAGCGTGGGGTCGGCGGAGAGGGACATGGCGAGCTTGCCCACGCGGATGTTCCAGGCGGTGCAGGACCGCCCCGCCACCGTCTCGGGTCCCACCTTGTCCACCTTGAAATCGTTGGGGTCCCCGAACATCGCGCCGAACATCTGCCCCATCCCTTCGGGCTGGGCCGCGTTGAGGGACTCCAGGGCCGCCAGGGCGTCGTCGAAGCTCATCTTGGAGATGGTCTTCTTCTTGTGGTCGATGGTGTAGGAGATGCCGTTCTTGAAGTCCACCAGGGTGTCCCGGCGGTCCTTCTCGTTGCGCACCATGTTGAATTCGCTGCTGTAGTAGTGGATCTCCGTGGAGGTCCCCCCGGCGCCCATCATCCCCTTGGCCACCGAATTGAAGGTGATGGTGAGATCGGCGGCGGCGAGGGCTCCGCACACCAGGGTTGCGGCCAGGGCCAGAACAAGGCGTAATCTCATAAGGTTCTCCTGGAAGGTTTGCACCCCAAAATACCCCCGCATTCCCCAGGATTCCAGGAAGAATTGTTGAAACTTCTAAGGACAAGGGTGGAAAAAACGATGGCTCGCGTGCTGGTTGTGGATGATTCCCAGGAAACCTGCGACCTCCTGGAACTGCTCCTGGGCGAGGGGCTGGGCCTGGAGGTGGCCGTGGTCAAGGCCACCCGGCCCGAGGACGCCCTGCGCCACCTGCGGGGGGGCGGATTCGACCTGATGCTCTCGGACATCAACCTGGAGGCCAGCCTGGACGGCCTGGATCTGCTCAAGGCCGCCAAGCCCCTGGGGGTGGAGACCATCCTCCTCACCGGGTTCGGGACCCTGGAGAAGGCCCTGGAGGCGGTGCGGGAAGGGGCCTTCGACTTCATTTCCAAGCCCTGGAACAACGATGACCTGAAATCCCTGGTGAAGCGGGCCCTGGTCATGAAGGGTTCCGGGGGGGGCCCCAAGGACCCGGCCCTGGGCGACGACCTGCACCAGAGCGTCATGATCGGCTCCAGCCCGAAGATGATGGAGGTGTACCGCACCATCGCCTCCCTGCAGAACAGTCGAACGACCGTGTTGATCATCGGCGAGAGCGGCACCGGCAAGGAACTGGTGGCCCAGAACATCCACCTGAGCAGCGACCGCAAGGCCTGCCCCTTCGTGGCCATCAACTGCGGCGCCCTCACCGAGGGGCTGCTGGAGTCCGAGCTCTTCGGCCACGTGAAGGGGGCCTTCACCGGGGCCGTGGCGGACAAGAAGGGGCTCTTCGAGGAGGCCTCGGGGGGCACCATCTTCCTGGACGAGATCGGGGAGACCTCCCTGGGCTTCCAGGTGCGCCTCCTGCGGGTGCTGCAGGAGCACGAGGTGCGCAAGGTGGGCGGCAACAAGACGGTCAAGGTGGACGTGCGGGTCATCGCCGCCAGCAACCGGGACCTGGCGGCCATGGTCAAGGCCGGCAAGTTCCGGGAGGATCTGTACTACCGGCTCTGCGTGGTGGAGATCCGGGTGCCTCCCGTGCGCGAGCGCTTCTCCCGGGACGCGCGCACCGGCCAGGTGGTGTCGGACATCCCGGCGCTCATGGATCACTTCCTGGCGGAATGCAGCCGCAAGGACAGCCAGATCTACCGGCTGCGGGCCGATGCCCGCAAGCAGCTGGAGGGCTACAGCTGGCCCGGCAACGTCCGGGAGATGGGCAATATCATCGAGCACCTCACCCAGCTGAGCCGGGGCCGGGAAATCACCCCCGACGATTTCCCGGAAAAGATCCGCGACGAACTGAGGACCAAGGGGACCACCCTTCCCCTGGCCCCGACCCCCCTCCTGGAGCTCATCCAGGACTGGGACCACCTGCCCACCCTGGAGGAACTGGAGCGGCGCTACATCCAGGTGCTGCTCAAGCACGAGCACCGCAAGAGCCGCATCGCCGACATCCTGGGCAAGGACCGCACGACCCTCTACCGCAAGCTCAAGGACCTGGGCCTGGCGGAGGGGCCGGAGGAAGGACTCTGAGGGAAATTGCAACGCGTTGCAGAATCCAACGGGGCCGGAACCGGTGCTGTTTTTATAACATCTTTGATTCAAGCAATTAGTATTTGGCCCGGTTCATGCTTTCTTGTCCGCATCATCCGGCCGTGCCGGTTCCATCCTGGAGATCCCATGAACAAGCTCGCAGCACTGCTCGTCGCGGCCGCCCTCATCAGCCCCGCGTTCGCCGAGGAAGCCAAGAAGGACGTCAAGAAAGAGGAAGTGAAGAAGGTCGAAGTCAAGAAGGACGCCAAGAAGGACGTCAAGAAGGCCGAGCCCAAGAAGGAAGAGGCCAAGAAGGCCCTGACCGAAGAGAAGAAGGCCGAGCCCAAGAAGGCCGAGGCCAAGAAGGCCGAGCCCAAGAAGGAGGCCAAGAAGGCCGAGCCCAAGAAGGAAGAGGCCAAGAAGGCCCTGACCGAAGAGAAGAAGGACGAGGCCAAGAAGGCCGAGCCCAAGGCCGAGAAGAAGGCCAAGAAGGCTGCCAAGAAGGCCGAGAAGGCCGAGCCCAAGAAGGAAGAGGCCAAGAAGGCCCTGACCGAAGAGAAGAAGGACGAGGCCAAGAAGGCTGAGCCCAAGGCCGAGAAGAAGGCCAAGAAGGCTGCCAAGAAGGCTGAGAAGGCCGAGGCCAAGAAGGAAGAGGCCAAGAAGGCCCTGACCGAAGAGAAGAAGGACGAGGCCAAGAAGGATGCCCCCAAGGCCGAGAAGAAGGCCAAGAAGGCTGCCAAGAAGGCCGAGAAGACCGAGAAGAAGGAAGCCGCCCCTGCCGAGAAGAAGTAAGCTCGATCAGGTTCAGCCGTGAAAAGGGCCCCGCGAGGGGCCCTTTTCCGTGGATGAGCGCAGGGCCCTCCAGACGGAAGGCGGTGGTCAGGGCTCCGGGCCCCATTCGTCCGGCGGAGCGGGAGCACAGTCATGGACGCACAGGTAGGCCTTGGCCTCCACCCTCCCGGTGGGTTCGAGGACAAGCTTGAGGTGGTTGACGGTGCCCATGAGGGCCAGCAACGGCCCGCGCCCCGGGAGGAGGCCGGCCCCGGCGGCGTCCATGCGGGTGAAGCCCCCGTAGGCCATCACCCCGTCCCGCTTGGCGGGAAGGCAGAGACCCTGGTCCGTGAGGCGATCCAGGGTGCGGGACCAGAAGGCTCGGGTGGACAGCCAGCCGGTCCGCGCCGCATAGCACTCGATTCCGATCCGCTCGCCCAAGGAGCCCTTGGCATCCAGGTCGAAGGCCAGGAGGACCTGGTCGAAGGGCCCCAGGGCCAGGTCCAGGAGCGTGCGCAACCGGCCGGAGTCCCCGGGCCAGCCGAGGGCCTTGAGGTAGGGCAGCACCCCATCCAGGGGCAACCGGTTAACGCACACCCGGATCGCGGCGTCGGGCCGGGAGAGCAACAGGCCCAGGAAGGGCACCCGGGTCCCCGGAGGCAGGCGTGCGAAACAGGCGGAAAGGGAAGCCGAAACCGCTGGGCACAGGGGGGCGCCGCGCAGGGCCAGGAGCCCCTCGAGCCCCGTTTCCAGCTCTGTGTCCCGGGAGCCCAGCCCCAGGAAGAGGCTGGGAACGCCGGTGGGGCCCAGGCTCTTCGCCAGGTCGAATTCCAGCCAGACCACGGGAACCCCGGCCCCCAGGAGGGAGCGGGGATCGGCCCAGGCTTCGGCCAGCCGCCGCAGGGCCTCCGCTTCCGGCCCCGGATGGTTCGAACCCAGGGCCGCCAGGGCCTCCACCCCTTCCCGGCGCATCAGGGCCACCGCGAAATCCAGGGCCGGATCCGGGTCGCCGAGCCTGCATTCGAAGCCGAACTGGTTGATCCAGTGATCCGGCAGCTCCCGGGCCCGTTGGGCAATGGTGTCCAGACAGGCGGTTGAGGCCAGGGCTCCGTCCAGACGGGCCCGGATGGCCGAGAAGCGGTGGTCAAGGCTCCGCACGTCGTCCTCCGGAAGCGGGTCCTGCCGGGGCCAGCGCCGCCCAGCAGGGCACCAGGTCCGGCCGGGCCAAGCGGAGGGCCCCATAGCACAGGCCGGCCTGGCCATTGAAGAGCCCCGGGAGGGCGACGCCCGAGGTGTGCCAAGGCAGCCGGTACCGGCCCCTGAGCCGCGCGGCCGTGACCACCCCGGAGCCCAGGGCCTGGGCGGCCTGGACCCATTCGGGGCGGCCCAGGACGTGGCCGGCCTGGAGAAGGATATCGGCCCGGCCCAGGGCGCCGACGGCCAGGGTATCCGGCCCGCGGGTGCCCAGGGCGAGGGTGGCGGCCATGGCGCGCCCCACCCCGGCCTCCGCCCCGCGCACACCCAGTCTTCCCAGACCGATTCCCGGCGCGCCGTCGGCCCAGCCCGGCAAGGGGGTGCCCGCGGACCCCCCGGGGGCCCCTGCGTCCAGGGACAGGTCCTCATCCTGGAGTACCAGTTCGGCTGCTCGGAGGAAGGCCGATTCGCCGGTGGAGGCGTAGGCGCGGGCGAGGGCGGCGGCCATGCCGGATCCCCCCCGGGAGAAGCCCGGCGGAAACCCGCTCCGGCGAGCGCCACCCAGGAGGGCCACGGCGCCCTGGGCCAGCCCCGCGGCGCGCTCCAACGCCTCGCTCCACCCGGTCAGGCCGTGGAGGGCCAGGAGGGCGGGAATGGATCCCGCCAATCCATCCACCACATCCAGGGGAGGCGGCGCCTGCGCCCCCCCATCCAGGGCGGGCAGAAGGCGGCGGGCCGGCCCCAGCCAGTGGGCATCCTCCAGGAGGAATGCCGCCTGGCTGAACGCATACAGGAGCCCCGCCCACCCCACCAAGCCATGGGACGGCAAGGCCGCCCATGAGCCCCCACGCTGATGGGGAATGAGGGCCGCCAGGTCCCGGAGAATCGCTTCAGCCATGGCCCTGGAACCCGCATCGCCCGTGGTGCGGGCGAGGGCCGCGAATGCCAGGGCCACGCCGCCCAAACCCTGGAACAGATCGGGGCCCGCGAAATCCACCTGCAGGCGGCCCGGAACGGGGAGGGAGCGCAGGGTCACCCAGCGAAGGCGGGCCCCGCGGGGAGCGCATTCCTGGGCCCGCAGCCGGGCGGCGATCCGGTGGGCTTCCTCCAGCCAGGCCGCTTCGTCCAGGTTTCCAGGGCCCTCCGGCGGGTCGGGCAAGGGATCGGATTCCTGGCCCGGGCGGCCATCCCTGCGGCAGAAGAAGGAGGCGCGGATCAGGGTTTCCTGGAGGGCCTCATCCCGGGGCCCCAGCTCCCCGAGCCGCCTCCGGACGTCCTGGAGCGGGGTTCGGGGGAAGGCGCGGGCCACCAGGGAGCCCCCCTCGGCGTCCAGCAGGTCCAGGCCGTCCGTGTTCCCCTGGAACAGGGGGATGTCGCCGCCCAGGAGGGCCTCCTGTTCCTTGGCCACCACGGGCCACAAGGGGGGTCGGGCGGCTTGCCGATGGAAGGCCTGGCAGAGAAGCTCCAGCCTGAGCCGGACGCTCCGGCCGTCCCGGATGACGTCCGGAAGGCGGGTCCCCACCAGCAGTTTCTGGTACACGCGGGTGTTCCGGAGGAGCACCCGGACCCTGCGGTTCCGGAACCGGTCCAAGGGGCCGTCCGGTCGAACCAGAGCACGGGCATGGGAACGCAGGAACGCGTACATGGCCCGGTGCCCGGCCAGGATTTCCTCCAGGAAGGGCTCGGGGGAGAGGGGAACCCCGCCATGCATGGCCGTGCTGGGTCCGGGCGGGACGGAATCCGGCCGAAGGACCCGGTCCATGCGGTCGGTGTTGGTTTCCACCCAGCACCAGGCGGGATGCCGCTGGGCCTCGAAGGAACCCAGGGCGGAGACGTCCAAGGGGTGGGATTGGGACTCGTCCCAGCGCGGGAGGAGGCCCGTGGAGAAGGCCGGGTGGTCGTGGGGCGGCGGCTCCCCGCCCGCGATGGGGCGAAGCCGGGGGGAGAGCAGCACCTCCAGGTCCACCAGGATGGGGTGTTCCCCGCAGACGATGACGTTCTCCATGTGGGCGTCCATTCCGCCCAGTACGCGGAAAAGGGCCAGGAGCATGCCATAGCGGCGGAACAGACGATCCTCGCCCTCCCCTCCGGGGGGGGCGGCGGCCTGGGCGAACCCCATCCAGCCATGGTCGGGGTGGCAGCTCACATCGAGGACCGCGAAGGGCAAGGGGGGATTCCGGCGGTTCACCCAGGCGAGGAGGTGGAACCAGGCCGCATCCAGGTCCAGGTTCCGGGGCTTGTGGATCAGCCGCAGCCCGTTGGCGAACCGGACCTCCACCGGGCAGCGGCCTCCCCGGTGGAGGTCGCCCAGGTTCCCCCGGAAGCCGGCCACGGCGCCCCCTTCGCCGAAGCGCTCCCGCAGGTGCGGG is a genomic window containing:
- the dxs gene encoding 1-deoxy-D-xylulose-5-phosphate synthase, giving the protein MSRHPLLDSVTAPQQVQHFSLIQMEQLAAELRQFLIDSISVTGGHFSSNLGTVELTVALMHHFDFLVDRIVWDVGHQAYPYKILTGRKDRFPTLRKHGGLSGFLKREESVYDHFGAGHASTSISAALGMAEARDLLGQDFSSIAVIGDGSMTAGMAFEALNQAGFLETRKFMVILNDNDMSINPNVGSLQGYLNQIINGQYYNRWRDRIEFAIKAIPVASVSRRLAKVAKWSEESFKRIAVPGLLFEDLGMKYIGPVNGHDVAALLRGLGEAKERMAEGPVLLHVQTKKGFGYEPAVKDPLKWHGVTAFDAEAGEIRKAPADPAKPALPSYTSVFGNTLTDLARKDPKIVAVTAAMLDGTGLNIFQKAHPKRCFDVGIAEQHAVTFGAGLACQGLRPVVAIYSTFLQRGFDQVLHDVCLQNLPVTFAMDRGGIVGADGPTHHGLYDLSFLRCMPNIVIMAPKDENELRQMLFTAIYSNRPAALRYPRGNALGVPLQDPVAALPIGKGELLREGTDLLLVALGTMVAPAEALAQRLGEDGISCAVINARFVKPLDQDLIAHWSRGVRGIVALEEGCAPGGFTSAVAELLADQGIQRPLLRCAVPDHIVHHGDQALLLDEEGLSPRALRERILEFQRQLPG
- a CDS encoding polyprenyl synthetase family protein, with translation MTLPAPQQVRADLDRLLPLFESRYLQPFQQGEAANLALAMTYSLQAGGKRIRPVLCMLAAESLGAPVEAALSCAVALEYIHTYSLIHDDLPAMDDDDLRRGKPTCHVAFGEGPAILAGDGLLTEAFTVLASDPALPPSRRVDAIRVLGEAAGWRGMVGGQALDLEGEARTRGADPVSLAELQVIHRLKTGALLRASLELGAIAGAAGAEDRAALREAGEALGLAFQIQDDILDATSTQEAMGKRVGKDEGKGKITYPLLLGLAGARNALREATERAQCQLRSLPNPHSLMALATYLAGRSA
- the xseB gene encoding exodeoxyribonuclease VII small subunit, whose amino-acid sequence is MTNPNPSFDDGLDRLEALVQRLEAGNLGLEDALREFEEGVGLSRTLQQQLAAAQRRVEVLKQGLGGEYRAEPLEGDQA
- a CDS encoding DUF4412 domain-containing protein, with the translated sequence MRLRLVLALAATLVCGALAAADLTITFNSVAKGMMGAGGTSTEIHYYSSEFNMVRNEKDRRDTLVDFKNGISYTIDHKKKTISKMSFDDALAALESLNAAQPEGMGQMFGAMFGDPNDFKVDKVGPETVAGRSCTAWNIRVGKLAMSLSADPTLKQPIPDTTYMKMVQARAAQFAKAGPMGASFKRLYEEMAKIKGIPLKTHMTGMMGMDVATEATKIEQGPVPAATFTLPAGYKIEDAGKKMREEMMKKK
- a CDS encoding sigma-54-dependent transcriptional regulator encodes the protein MARVLVVDDSQETCDLLELLLGEGLGLEVAVVKATRPEDALRHLRGGGFDLMLSDINLEASLDGLDLLKAAKPLGVETILLTGFGTLEKALEAVREGAFDFISKPWNNDDLKSLVKRALVMKGSGGGPKDPALGDDLHQSVMIGSSPKMMEVYRTIASLQNSRTTVLIIGESGTGKELVAQNIHLSSDRKACPFVAINCGALTEGLLESELFGHVKGAFTGAVADKKGLFEEASGGTIFLDEIGETSLGFQVRLLRVLQEHEVRKVGGNKTVKVDVRVIAASNRDLAAMVKAGKFREDLYYRLCVVEIRVPPVRERFSRDARTGQVVSDIPALMDHFLAECSRKDSQIYRLRADARKQLEGYSWPGNVREMGNIIEHLTQLSRGREITPDDFPEKIRDELRTKGTTLPLAPTPLLELIQDWDHLPTLEELERRYIQVLLKHEHRKSRIADILGKDRTTLYRKLKDLGLAEGPEEGL
- the lanM gene encoding type 2 lanthipeptide synthetase LanM; this encodes MTVRREMRPTAGPFRLEPPSAADSPPDPDWLLRWCQAACRGDGKAFARRLAWDGLDPASASRRAEPSEPGAGAPEREEDPAWRALLAGAGSLPPPSFLDREDPVPFEEVLLPIVLAAGLRLRALPSLAELDCQGDPMADLERALLVQVSALASRVLLREMRAAFRPSQGRYQAWVEALRREGRLEALFGDYPILARMMAATCSHWEAQCEALIRHLVEDGPHLRERFGEGGAVAGFRGNLGDLHRGGRCPVEVRFANGLRLIHKPRNLDLDAAWFHLLAWVNRRNPPLPFAVLDVSCHPDHGWMGFAQAAAPPGGEGEDRLFRRYGMLLALFRVLGGMDAHMENVIVCGEHPILVDLEVLLSPRLRPIAGGEPPPHDHPAFSTGLLPRWDESQSHPLDVSALGSFEAQRHPAWCWVETNTDRMDRVLRPDSVPPGPSTAMHGGVPLSPEPFLEEILAGHRAMYAFLRSHARALVRPDGPLDRFRNRRVRVLLRNTRVYQKLLVGTRLPDVIRDGRSVRLRLELLCQAFHRQAARPPLWPVVAKEQEALLGGDIPLFQGNTDGLDLLDAEGGSLVARAFPRTPLQDVRRRLGELGPRDEALQETLIRASFFCRRDGRPGQESDPLPDPPEGPGNLDEAAWLEEAHRIAARLRAQECAPRGARLRWVTLRSLPVPGRLQVDFAGPDLFQGLGGVALAFAALARTTGDAGSRAMAEAILRDLAALIPHQRGGSWAALPSHGLVGWAGLLYAFSQAAFLLEDAHWLGPARRLLPALDGGAQAPPPLDVVDGLAGSIPALLALHGLTGWSEALERAAGLAQGAVALLGGARRSGFPPGFSRGGSGMAAALARAYASTGESAFLRAAELVLQDEDLSLDAGAPGGSAGTPLPGWADGAPGIGLGRLGVRGAEAGVGRAMAATLALGTRGPDTLAVGALGRADILLQAGHVLGRPEWVQAAQALGSGVVTAARLRGRYRLPWHTSGVALPGLFNGQAGLCYGALRLARPDLVPCWAALAPAGPASGGRRAEP